A stretch of DNA from Oreochromis aureus strain Israel breed Guangdong linkage group 10, ZZ_aureus, whole genome shotgun sequence:
TTAAGTGCCGCTTCCAGGTGTCCACAGTAGGTCCATTGTAGTTTTGAAAGTGACTAAAAGCGGAATGTATTAAAGATGCCTTTAATTATATTAATCCCAAGTCACATTAGGGTGAATCCCCGCTGCATTAACATTTCTTTGCTGAAGTGGAGAAGCTGTTAATGTCAAaataacacacagacacgcacgctTCACCCAACACTTCTTGAAGgggatttaatttaatttatgagGAGTTAGAATGCAAAGTCAGACGCTCTTTtaaacagattttcttttttaaaggagCCAATCGTTTCCTGgcattttatttcaaatgtttCCTGCTCGGAGAAAAGTGTTTCGGAAGTATTCACGTCAGAGTCATTTCATCACGAGGTAAGTACTGTGGAAAGAAGCGCAAAAACTTCAACAAAGTCGTTATTGTCAATGTTTTCGCACGCACAGAATATGGACTAGCCTGTGGGTGGACACCTTTATTGTGACCGAGTTTAGAGCACAAATACCGTGCGTAATTACGCATGTGTCGGCTTTTTGACTTCAGTGTTTACGAAGTGAGTGTCATGTTTATGAAAGCCGTAGCGTTATTTGTTTGCAGGGAGGTTGGCTGGCTACGGGCAGAGTTAGGCGAATaccccctcctctcctctcctctcctctccctccctccctctccctctcttcagCTGCCGCGATATTTTCCAGCTCTGGAGCCTCAACCGCAAAGCTCGATCGATTCGCATTGATTGTCCCTGACGAGCTGCTCCACTTTCTAGCCAATGTCAGCCAGTCTGCGATCGGGAAGgagagaaatgaaggaaaatctCTGCCGCCCTGGCGGTGTCATTTCCACACACTTGGGTTGGCCGCCTGCCAGCAGACAGGACAGTCGAAAAAGGCGGACTGGACTCTGGAGCTGAGGGAAAGGAAGAGCAACCGGGGATGAGACTGATTTATGTCAGCGTCATTTCTGCACAACCTCTGTGCTCCAAATAAACACAACTGGTGAACTGAGGTTAACCCCGTTTATTCTCAGCTACCCCGAATCCTTCGTGATAACAGAGATCACTctttaaatcacacaattaaGCCCACGTGTCTCTGCTGTTTGGGCAAAAAGCAAATAATAATTGTTATAATGTCGGAATACTACTATCATAGCCAATACCGAGTATCTGAAGACAGGATAAACACAGCCAGTAATCAGTCGCGTAGATTGgtgctgtcagctgtgtttatttatttttgacacAGCTCTCTCTCCACAGTTGTCCTGAAATCACACCAAACCCTCGCTCTCGTTTTGTTGTTGCCTCGGCTGAAGTGCGCGCACCGCCGAAAAGTCCAGGTCGGTTTTTCCGCGAAGCTCCAAAAATCTATgaaatgtgtttgcatgttcCTCTCCGCAAGCGGGGATGTAGAGGTGGGATTGCAAGGACCGAGAAAGCTCTGGGAACCCACGCGTTCAGCCTCTGAGAAAGTACGCTTTTCCGAAATAACTGAcggtgaatattttttttttcttttcacattcaCCATTAACAGAGAGGCACTCTGTAGGATTGTGTTCTCGGAGAAgaagctttttttcctccccctgccctcttcttttttttttgtcaccatTCTGCACGGCAGGCTGAGAGACGGACCGCTCGGACTGTGGGAGCCCTCCCCTCTGCTCGGATCTGCTTTGGTAGGTGCGAATAAAATGGGCCCGTGTTTGCAAATATGCAGATACATAGaaaaggagggaggaggggttGGATGGAGGGGGGAATCACACTTTGTTGAAGTGTGCTGAAAGTTGGGATGTCATCTTTGTATAGGATCAAGTTATAGCAGGGTGAACCTGGGAGCTTCTGTGTGACTGCAGAGCATATGCTGGTACCGCAGATAGGCTGTGCTCAAACAGAGTCCGGGAAGAAGCCAGTTATTTGGATCTGTTTAGTGATTAAATGATGAAGGGGGAAAAAGCTGATGAGTTTAATGTGATAGGTTGAAGGAGATGTTTTACAAGCTTCTCCTAGAAGCCAGTGTCAACAGGATTCGTCATTTGTCTTTATTTAACAAGTCGCCCTCAGCGCCGATACGGATCGCCACACCACCGGAGCAAAAAGTCCGCTGGTTTATTGTGAATCAGCTGTTAATGATGCGCGCCAAACTTGACGCTTACACTTAATGAAAGAAATGCCTGGAGTCAGGTCACGCTTATATTTGACATCAGACTGTCTGTTTATAACCGAAACTTTTATTCAGCAGTCATCCCAAACCATTAACCGCAAAACGAATATCACAGTTTCTCACTGAGACCTGAAGAGactattgtttcttttttaaacatatattaTTCTTATATCtcttaaccccccccccctcttctCCGGGCATCATTAGAAAGTTCCCCGGCAGCGTTTCTCGAGCTACCTGCAGATTTTACAGTcaacccccctcctcctctcttcctcaCCGCCTGCAATCCGCCACCGATGATATCGCAGCTCCAAGTCCTCCATATGCTGGCGAATAATTTGAAGTCACAGTGTGCGCGGCGTGGTTGTTTTTCTCCTCTAACTTTTGTGTGCATTGCCTAATTAGGGAGAATAGAAACGCAGCAGGTTGTGGACAATGGATGAAGCCTTGAGTCTAATTATTGTCACCAGGCTTTTCTAACTCCCTCTGCCTTTTTGTGCGTGTGCGCCCGTGTGCGCGCGTCAGTCGATAGGAGGTAGGAGAAATAGAGTGTGTAGCTCACCGTGGACAAATAAAGAGTCCGCAGACAGCGCGTCTGAAAGGGGAGGtaagggagggagggagtgcATTTGCGTCGCGCATCGCTTGAACGCATTAAGCAGTCTCTCTGGAGGTCTGGAGGTGTAGTCAGCTGCTCCGGAGTTCGTGGGGGGACCAAATGATTCATAACCATGCAGGAAATCACACAATATCCCCCCACCTCTGTCAAAAAGCTCACCGCGATTACCTGACACGTGCGCAAGCAGTGACGTCAGTGACGGAAACTTACCTAGGAGTTAGCCCACTTCAGATCCCGTGATTTACACACGGACGTGTGCCCCCTGAATGTGTCACACAGCTTCGTTTTGTCatctttttgtgattttttttttccaggttagttgtttttttacttcagtttttaaatgtgtaaatcAGGAATGATCACTGGATGACGCAAAGTGCCGTAGAGATTCACACCTGGATAATTTCACGGCGCAGCTCCAGAAATAGCGGAAAAGAGAGACGCACACTGGCCCTAAATGCTCTCTTCCTTTCCCCCATCACCTATTGATCCAACTGGTCAATGACTGAACCAGCCAACCATTCATCCATCAGTCAGCTGGCTGTCACTGTTTTGTGGGCCGGCTTTCATTTATATATACGGATCTCTTGGTATCCTCTCGCAACAGCTGGTGTGTAATCGGAGAagaaaaatcagtttaaaattGTGTCTTTGAGGTGACAAGCCAGTCAGGTTTTAAGCTGTAACAAGCTGAGAGCAGCATCTGAATGTTAAATGAGCTGTTTATGTTCATACAGCAGTGCTGACAACTAGTCTTCCCTTTTTTATGGCGCTGTTAAAGTGCTACTTCATTCACAAATGATTTTCAAGCCTGAAAGTTGTCTTTTTTTGAGGCTCCAAACCAAAACTCCACTTGGTTTGTGTGCACCAGATTTTTGCTGATCAGTCATACACCTGACATCATGTGGGCTTTTGAATGGTTCTTACAACGCTTTGACACAGTGTTATGACCAGCTTTGCCTCAGGTAAGATTGGATTGTACTGACCATGTGTGGcctagaagaaaaaaaaagtttgacatTTCCAGAAATGTACTTGTTTGCTTTCTTGCCAAGAGTTATGGGAAGACTGatatcattcacacacacacacacacacacacacacacacacacacacacacacacacacacacacacacacacacacacacacactcctaaaTATGAAGCCACCTCTAGCAAAAAGTCATTTTGCCACTTACTGGTGAGAAGGAACCTGTGTTATTGATCCTTATTATTTCTTGGCTAGAAAATCATCCTGGTAGATAACATCCACTTTTTTTTGAAAAGAAGTAATGTTTTAAGTCGTCAGCTTAAGGTGCAAGTAGGTCACTTTTTGAAACTTTGGACTAAGTTGCCCACTGTTTCCAGTCATTATGCTAAGCTAATAATTTCCTTGCCCTAGGTTCATAATTACCCAACCATGAGGGATATTTTTAGCTTTTTCTCAGCAAGAAATACAGTTGATCTGGAACATGTTTAGTTTGACTGTGAATCTAAGGTCACTGATACTGAGCTGTGAATTTAATAAAGATTGTTAGATCAGGAATATCtggattaagaaaaaaaatcatctttacATGACGCCCTGTGTGACAGTGCACAACAGCTTCTCTATGTATCACACTGTCATGTTTATTACAGTATGAAAGTATAGAGTTCAAATCAGTGGACTGGATCGGCCGCTGATGACGAAGCGTGCACATGGCTCTAATTAATGTCCAGATTTTTGCCGTCTTTTCTGATTAAACAGCAACCTTTATAATCACATTAAGCGCCCCGTGTCGTACCTTTACAGGCTAGTAAATATTTTGTCAGCTGCACTAAATGATTTACCGACCACTGAAACCAAAATTTATTCTACACTCATGTATCCTTCCCCAGTTGTGCAAGAAGAGCTTAAAAAGGCGATTCGGTTTTGACTATAACAGTGAGGGTGTACCAAAACCAGCTCAAAAACACACTGATGTACAGTGACGCTTGTCCTGTTGAAGTCTGAATGTATTTAAACAAAGGCCACCAATTATTTTTGTGGATGGTTTAAATGCAAGTTCTCAGGATAAACGTGTGCTCTGAAATCTCACGCAGACCTCACCGGTTAAGCTGAAAGGGGCGACACAGGCAGTTGTCGGACCTTATTGATCATTTTTGTTCACACCTTTCTCTGTAAGTCCTGTGCAGCGTGTCGCATGAagataaattaacaaaaaaaaagaggaagagagtgACTCGAGAAGGTGACAAGCCACATTTTactcttcttttttattctgaAGGAGCTGGAAAGGAGGAATCTGGCTCATGCTGGCGTTAATATGTTACTATCAGTTACAGTTTAGGGGTCAAGCCAAGTCACAGAAACTTGTGATGTAAAGTTTTAATTCATTCCCCCTTAAAGACAACATTTGACCTTAGTATATATCAATAAATCTGTGGTTTGATGTTCATTAGAGGAGGTTATCCCTACTAAGCTGTATAGGCAGAGATCAGCTTTACTAACTTCTGATGCACACCCGGTCATGTTGTTCTGAAAACAGGCTTGAAACGTGCCAGAAACTTGTTAgttcagaaaagaaaaacaggggtTATTCCTACTAGCCGTCCATAAtgtaaatcacagcaacaggCCAATAAAATCACAGGAAGTTGAGCAGTATCATAGTTACTCAGTAGAAGATGCAGCTGTGGCTCAGCAGACAGTTCACATGAGGACATAAACCTTTTCTGTAAATGATGCGGTGAGGGGATCTGAAGAGCCATGACGCTGGAAGTGGAGGAGGATGATTAGCCAAAGACTATATGCCATGCTCAGGGTTTATGGTGATGGAAAGAGTGTGACTGATAGGGCAGTGAGATGGAAGGCAGATGTGTACacatatagacacacacatacacacgcacatacatatacacacacacacagcagaggaGAATGAGTGTGAGTCTTTAGATAGGTGCCCTTACTGTCATTTCTTAGATAATGTGGTTGACCAAAGTAATAAATGTGCCTTGGTGGGCAACACACATCCTTTAAACATGTGAAATATAAATCTACATACATGTGTTTGTCATTCCGGGTTGGTTTCCTTAGCGccattgatttttttctctcttttttttgccattGCACGCCATCATATCTGAAAATTAGTTGAATAATTGATTCCTGTGTTGCAAATCTTAGGACAGCTGTTGTCCATTATAATAATTTAACTCATATTTTACTGATTATTCTTCCATAGACATACCAAAAGTTTGCATCACCCAGAGCTAGAATTGTGGTTTTAACCATGCTTCATCGAGGGAGACGATTTAGCTCAAAGCCACACTTGTCAAAGTGATGTTTGAGCTAGAGTACGAAAAGAACTTATGCTTACCTACGAATCCCTCTTATTAAATATCATTAGCTGTTTCCTGAAAGGCGGCTCTGTAGTGTAGTTGTCTACACATTCACATAAAACGTAAAAGATCcatggaggagacacaaatcccttggAGGTTGAATCGGGAAGGGCGTCCAGCATAAAAAATTTGGCAAATCAAATACGTAGAGCGACACCTTGTGACAAAGGAGGAGCTGAAAGTAGCTTATTGAGACTCTAGTATCAACATACTGTATGTGGGTGTTGGGGGATAGGGGTGCTAAACAAAGCAAGTCAGAAGTACTTATGAAAGGTATTGTGGTATATCTAATACGACTGAGCTCCTATTTGAAACAGCCAATGTGTTATCTGAAAGACTTCCCTTttcttaaataaacaacacactAATGGTTTCATCGACAGGCCAGTTACTGGAGCTGGTGTTCTGGTTGGGTTGCATCACGAGTGATCAGAAGCCATTTTCATGCGTAATGATTTTCAGCTTGAGGACTCATTTATTCCAGCAATTGAAAATGAGCCAGTTCATTAATTATGTGGGATACTCAAGTCGTTTAGCATATTTACTGTATTTAGAGCACTGTTGAAACAGATCAGCCCCGATTAACCAGGAAACTCTTCAGTTTTACAATAAGCTGTTCATATTTTATTCGGGATCATGCGTTTAAATTCTCGCTGAAGAGTCACAACTGACCTCTATCATAACTCTTCAATGCCAGTATTTTATGAAAGCCACAAACCTCCCATGCACTACTCTGATGAGTTCACGTGCTGTTCGCACACAGCTGAGCAGAGATAGCGGCGGTGAGGGGATGCTTCTGGGAAACTGGACCCCGGTCAGTGCTGTAGTGGGAGAAACTGAAACTATGGGGCTGAGGGGCTGCGGCGCTGGCTCTGGTTCGCTGGCGCCACATCCCCCTGAGCTGGTGAGAATGTGGGGGCTGTGCTCTTGCCTTTGAAGCTTTACCTCCCACTAATTCTGGCCTTCCAGTTTCCACACACTGCacagacccccccccccaatcctCTTCCCCTCCCTTTCCCTTTGTTTCCCTTATAAGGACTTGCCCGGCCATTTCCTCAGCTTTTCTGTGGGAGGTGGTGTGCTTGTTTGTGAACACGGACAGGTCAGGAGAACAGCGGCgtagtttttttcctcttttcataGCAGTCACAGGAGTCTTGCACTAAAAGCTTCTAGATGCATGTGTACTCATCCACTTTGCAGTCTGCTGCAAGTGACCCTCCTCGTATCTCTTACCTGCCCGTTTGATAATAACACTTTGCCAAATTTTATTGCTCCACATGTTTGGtctttaacaacaaaaaaacaaaaaaatgaagggATGCTCCGATGAAAAGGACGGTCATTACAGAAGCCTGGatttctgtcttatttttatCAGCAGAAACACCTGATATTGAGCTGTGTGAGAAAGTCTAATAACACAGATATTTATTTTCTCCCATATTTTGTACCAAATTGCTGTAACTGTCAATAAATCCAGTCTTTTCTTAAATGACTAAACTGCGCTTGGGTCAATACATGCTATTTGACTTTCACTGCCAGGTTGGTCTTTAAATGCACCTGTACTTACATAACAAAGGTAATGATTAATTCTGGAAAGACAACCTTCACCTAAAAGtataaaataatttataaaataattGAGATCAACAAGTCGACTTTGAATATAGTTCACCTGAGCACCGTTCCACTGTAGGCAATGATGACAACATGATGATGCTGAgtatattttcatatattttcaaAGGTCTTCAGAGTATTTAAGGTGAGAATGAAAAAACAAGAAGGTATAATGAACCTTTGAGTTGCAATTTGTGTTGTTTACCAAAGAAATTTCTGTTCTTAGCACAAGTTAATTGGACAATAATGAGATAACAATAAGATTTGGCTCCCTaccttgtaatttctttttgtTGCTAACCAATCAGAGAATCTCCAGGGGAGCTGGTGTTTCTTCACCAGCCCAAAACTGCGAGGTTTGATTTTTGTAGTTTGTTAAGAAAAGAATCAGAATTAAAGCTGATTTACTGAGACGAAATTTTGGTCCCTCTCGATgggtgttttctttcttttttttttctgcctcaaCTAAAAATGAGTTGGCTCTTGTTATCCGAGTTTTAATCCCTGCaggtattcatttatttatatattattagAAGTGTTATTTATTGTCTCATAAGCTAATTACTATGTATCAAAGCAGCAGAAGTATTAGAAGACTAACAAAAATAGTTCACATTTCAATACTTAATTCAATTATTTGCACAATATTACACTATAcaacattaataaaatattttttcctgttaaatttGGAGAATTTTTATCATGTTTTGCGAGGCCTGGAACAGGATGTTGGGTTTGTTAATTTACTAATTTATTGATCTTCAGCTGATCTCGTGTGAACCTgatatttttaatgtaacaataacattttttaatacaagcacaaatgattaaatataaaattgtAACGTGAAAAGAGCAGAAGAATCTAAAAGCGTTCACGAGTAAGCCTGAGTAAGCCACTCAAATCTGTTGCTCTCTTTAAGGAGCTTTATGCTGAGTTTCATCTCATTACTCTGCTGTGTGGCCTACAGTGTCGCcgttttggtttctgttaacATCATTTCGTCCACACAAGGaagctgggttttttttgtcttttaaagcaGAAACTCACAGTGCAGTACTGGAAACACACTTAGCTTCTAGCTGGTGAGCAGTGCAGCATCTTGGGTTTGAAGAGATGCAAATGGTGCAGACAAAAGGAAAAGCGTGCTGATTGAGCGAAGAGTAAACTTCTGTTCATCAAGTGGTCAGAAGCACGATCGAATGAACTCCAGTCTtacagtgaaaaagaaacagttgATATGAAATGAAGTGTAAGGTGCTGTTATGTCAATATTGTTTCCCTCCCAATATACTGGTTCTTTGTACTTTTGAGTTGATTTGTGTTTCGGAGAAGTGATCATCAATGCATAATGTACACATTTCTCTCCCTGTCTAAAGTTTCCAGATGGCTCATGGAAGAGCGTGGATGAGGGCTGAGCTGTAGTGGGGACAGAGGGCTTCGAGGCCTGCCTGTCGTCGCCTGGCTGACTGCTCCATCGAGGTGAGGTACCGCTCTCACTGGGGCACAGAACGGACCGAGGAAAGGTCCCTCCTTACTCACCCCTGCCCCCTTTccaccctcacccccaacccAGGCACATACGCTCTGGACCATGTCTAGCGGGCTATCGGAGGGTGGCCAGACAGAGGACCTGGAGCGGAGTAGCTGCAAACAGGACTCTCCTGTTATAGAGCGCCGAAACCGCAGTGGCATCATCAGTGAGCCCCTCAGTAAGAGCCTTAAGAACTCCCGCACCCTCTCCCAGTATACAGCGGTCTCCTCTGCCACCACCAATGGACACACAGACAATAGTGAGACTAAGAGCCACCCGGCCAAGCCTCAGCCCACCCCGCAGCCCCAACCCACTGTCTCTGCACTGACAGCAGCCAAGTTGGACCGAACCCTAGAACAGGTTCTGGAAGGACAGAATGGCCTGCTGCACTTTGCCCAGGCAGCAGCACTGTTAAAGCGAGCCGGTATGGAGCACATGCTCCTGCCTGGGGGAATGGGAGTGGGAGTTGGCGGTGGAGACGCAGGCTCGGGGGCTAGCGATTTGGAGGGTACGTCTGTCACGGACGCCGTAGGTGGTCCTGTTGACTTCCCATATGGAGTAGGGGGTGGCTTCCCCTTCAACCCGGGGCTTTTCATCATGACGCCGGCTGGAGTGTTTCTGGCGGACAGCGCGCTGCACATGGCCGGCCTGGCCGAGTACCCAGTGCAGAGCGAGCTGGCCTCTGCTATCAACTCCGGTAAAAAGAAGCGAAAACGTTGTGGGATGTGCCCACCTTGCCGACGGCGGATTAATTGTGAGCAGTGCAGCAGCTGCCGGAATCGAAAAACGGGCCACCAGATCTGCAAGTTTCGCAAATGTGAGGAACTGAAGAAGAAGCCCTCTGCTGCTCTGGAGGTAAGACAGTGTTTGTTATGATGTGTCATTGCTTTAGGAGGCCATTCTGATGCAAAAGGTCTGATGCAAAAGGTCATTAAAAAGCTATTTGGATGCATTTACCATTCATTATCTGTAAAGGTAAAGAAATATGAGCCACACAGTTGTAATTATTGGTTTTAAGATTTGTAGCTGGGAAGTTAGcagagaaaatcccaaaacCTCTGTAAAAGTTGCCACAAAAGCGTTTAAATTTTACAAACAAATCTGAGAATCACACTGGAAGGCACAAATGAGATTCATACCTGAATGTCCTTGCCCTTTAATGTGGATAGTACAGGGAGGCTTTTTGGTGGGGTGATGGCTCCACAAGCAGGAAAATGACAGGTGGTGAAGAGTGCGGTGGGTAAGTTCATGCCATGGGGTCTCTTTAATCTGTTCACCAAAACTAACAAGCGCCGTGtccacattttttttactggaaGACTGATTCACCGGCTAAAAAACAAGCATgtcattttaaaatgatgctacTTAATGCAGTTCCCTTTACTAGAGCACTTTGGATTTGATCCCATATAAAACTGCCTTGTGTGTTCCTCTGTTTAACTGCcaggaaatgcaaataaaatggTGTGTGGAGGCAGAGTGGAAGTAATTGTGAATATGTGTACAGTATGCATGTAAGCATACATGTGTGGgcatttttgtgtatgtgtacacATGTAACAAGGTCCATCTGGCTACAGAGCTGTCATCTGGAGCACCAGGTGTCAGCGTGGCACACGCACCCCCACCTAACCCCCATCTCCTCCCCCCGGCAGCCTTCGCCGCcactgtccttctctcctgtgACACTCCTGTTCATCTAAATGGCACTCTGAACTTCCTGTCTGTTTCCGCCGTCACACTCAGCGGCCTAACTAACTCTGGCTGCGGTGACAGAATGACCAATCATGGAATCCATCTCAGCAGATGTTCCATCTCAAAGGAAATAAACTTTTGCGATCAATGCCTAATAGTGTCGCTTTGCCGTTACATAATGAATTGACAGATATGTAACCCTGTGAACCAGCAGAGAGGCCGCTGGTGTAATTGACACAAACTGGATCTATGATTCCAACTGCTAATAGCTTTACCACTTTCGCTTTCTGATGTTGATTGAGGGTGACAGCTTGGCCTCATCCTAGCAGGCTAAAGGTGTTCAGTCTCCATGTTCTGACTTTGACCATCCACGGTCAAACTTGATAGCATGTTCACTGGACACTTTGAGTAATGCAGACATTTTTTAGCTTGTGTGTACACTTTAATGTGACGTTAGAAAGGGATTAGCTTAGTTTAGCTTGATTAATGGAGGTTAATGTAGCTCTTTAGCCCTTTAAGATTATGTCTTGCTAAGAAACCAACATTATAATATATaagtaatatataaaaaaatatatataaaaaagtgcATAGAACAAAATTCTGTTAACATCATCTTTACATTGTACTACATTGATAAACTGTGCTTTAGTATtctttaaaattttctttaCTGACAAATAATTGAAAATCTTGCACTACATTCATTGTTCCTATATGATGGATGTGAATTAAACTTTTGCATACAGTGCATTTATTACCACTTTGAAATAATTGCGCGATGGGATAATGTAGCTTTTGTCCAGTATCTTGACCATTTTCTGGAAACAGTCGTTACTCACCGTGTTTAGTGGACACACAGCTTTGGCCAAAGATATTTGGTGATTTCAGTGCATCTCCGTGAGCTGGATACGTTGACACATCGTTGCGGTTTCACAGACATCTGAGCTGATGCTGGACGATTTATGTTAGCAGCAACAATACGTTgtttttcttggctttaatTATGTGCATTAAACGCTGCAGTTTGTGGTGGCTTCTCAGGCGCTTCAATaagtttgttgtgttgttgttgtttgttatgGGGCAGACACACAGCGCTCTGTGCATGTGATTTCTTCCTAGTTAAACCCAAAAGTATTTCCAGAAAACGGCCTGCTGGACGTTTGAGGTTTTTTCCCTGTTGTTTATCTGTTTTCGTGCGCTGTTACGCGTCCAGACTAGTCCAGGTAACTTCAAGCGACGTGGTGCAGGGAACATCTGTGATTGGCACGTGTTGAGTGCTGATAATATTGCTCAGTCATGCTCATTGAATGGTGGGAAGCCAAAACTGTGATCAAGATTACAATTGGATTGATTGTGTGGCCCTAATTTTGTCTGTCTAAAGCAAAGGATGAACTCAGGAATCTTTTTCTTATTCATTCTTCCCCCTTAAGTCTGCACAGAGAGGTACTACTACTACTCATTTCCTATTTTAGAGCATCACAGTCAGTAATGCTGTCTCTGTCCAATGATCTCAGTCTTTCCCAACCCTAACCACATGCTTTTTATTATAGCCATGATATAgaaatacctaaaaaaaaagaaaagagatcaGAGTCCATGCATAACAAGGCGGAAACCTCCCCAAATCCTATCCATTGCAATGGTTGTCAGCATGTCAGACTGAAAAAGGGCTTCTACTGTATGTGTAATTTGAAAGAATAGTGACTCAGCATTGATTTGATCTTATTTTTCCTTAGAGGACTAACTGATTCTGTCAGAGTGGAGATTGTGTCTGGTTTGACTGACTTGGAGCTGTAATTTGTACTTTGACAGCA
This window harbors:
- the cxxc5a gene encoding CXXC-type zinc finger protein 5 isoform X2 translates to MSSGLSEGGQTEDLERSSCKQDSPVIERRNRSGIISEPLSKSLKNSRTLSQYTAVSSATTNGHTDNSETKSHPAKPQPTPQPQPTVSALTAAKLDRTLEQVLEGQNGLLHFAQAAALLKRAGMEHMLLPGGMGVGVGGGDAGSGASDLEGTSVTDAVGGPVDFPYGVGGGFPFNPGLFIMTPAGVFLADSALHMAGLAEYPVQSELASAINSGKKKRKRCGMCPPCRRRINCEQCSSCRNRKTGHQICKFRKCEELKKKPSAALEVMLPTGAAFRWFQ
- the cxxc5a gene encoding CXXC-type zinc finger protein 5 isoform X1; this encodes MSSGLSEGGQTEDLERSSCKQDSPVIERRNRSGIISEPLSKSLKNSRTLSQYTAVSSATTNGHTDNSETKSHPAKPQPTPQPQPTVSALTAAKLDRTLEQVLEGQNGLLHFAQAAALLKRAGMEHMLLPGGMGVGVGGGDAGSGASDLEGTSVTDAVGGPVDFPYGVGGGFPFNPGLFIMTPAGVFLADSALHMAGLAEYPVQSELASAINSGKKKRKRCGMCPPCRRRINCEQCSSCRNRKTGHQICKFRKCEELKKKPSAALEKVMLPTGAAFRWFQ